cttttatgggatacaagcatcaatacattggttcactaaaacgtctaaatgatgaacacccctagtatgatgcaatagccgaagcacgagcacaagcaatagataatcaattgaaacttgcttgatagccgaagcatatgataaacaattaagctttgcgagtaagtaaagggcaagaatgataccacatgGGGAGAcaaagatttcaccggagttccacctattggggtcggtgtacgtctccatttggaggagtgctctaccacaaaggtagaggcaccacaaaggctcactctattctccaactcaccacaccacaaaggtgtcACAACACCACAACGGTGAGGtcgaacgccgaacccttacaaataAATAGAAGGGCACgactccacaacttaattgaaGGCTCATTCCCGAatcctcaagcacctcctcacaagattggaggccTTGAAGACACACCTTCCGGTTAGGGATTCCGAAATCCctagagtaacaaaatccacaaaggaaacaaggggaatcaactttttgctttggtgaaaccctagatctagatctcctcctccaatcctcaaagaatcaacaaggggggagctctatggagggagatatagcactttgaagctttagaaatGGTGTGGAGAGAGTTGGGCTTCGAATGAGTTCATCCCGAGGTAGGGGATGACTATTTATGGGGGTCCCgaaatctaaccgttatgcactaAGTCTGCCAGGGGAGGAAGTTTCGGTCATACCTCGGAAGTTCCGGCACCCCGGAACTTCCGCACTTGTTCCGGTCCAACCCCCGCCAATCACAAATGAATTCCAGTAGCATCACGGAGGTAGGCCGGACGTTGGGTGGAAGTTCCGCCCTACCGGAGGTAGGCCGAAAGTTCCGGGCCTGGAACAGACCTGGCAACACAGTTAGACTTTGGGTGGCACTCTCTCGCAcgggtaggctttatgtgggtgcaaatatgatagtttgtgtacgtgaagttgattcacccattaccttcccatgtggactccctcttaatagtacggagttcatacgactcaatataaataaaaagccgctaaacaccgctacgcttctttcctttttgagggcaacgaaccgaCTTATGCCATATGatctcaaatttgaaacactcgagcacatggttagtccacgagtcatgttgtcattaacatcaaaacacttagggatcgaaatgccctttcaagtTGTTGGAGGAGCCTCTGTGGGTTTTGACGCCCTCAGAGAAAACCCAACCGAGGTGGCTTTCCAGTTTGAGCAAATGGAAAGCAACACGGTTGAGTTGGAGACTCAACTGCACGACCAGATGATTCGTGCGGACATTGCTGAGGAGCAGGTTGGAGCACTCCTGGGAAACCGGGCCAACCTAGAGGCCACCATACTCAATATGGGGGATGCTCTACAGCACGTTCAGTACGAGAGGGACTTGCTGCAGCTGCACATCGACCAGGTGCAGAACTTCCTCAACAACGCGCTCGCAACCAACGTCCCCGCATAGGAGATCTCCGAGCCCGAGGGAGAGGGACCACCTCCAGATGAGCCCTCAGAGGAGGAGAGCTTCCTCGAGGAGGACCTGCCCGCCGCCAACACTCGTTCCAGGAGAGGGACTGATGGAGCCACCCCTTTCGTCGCACTCCCTTAGTTGTTTTGGAGACCACCACCCCTTACTTAGCTTATAATAAAATTCGAGCACGTGTTAGTCGTTGACCATACAGAATTATGTTGTATGGCGACGTAGACCGTtggttcttcttttccttttatttttattttactttccTTTTACTTAGGCCGTGGGCCAACAATGAGTCTTTATGTCGTTTATTGGAATCTTCAAAAGGAATTTTTAATAAAGGTTAATTGATTGATATGACTGTGTCTATTTGTGGGAAATAGATATCCTTAGACGTCTTCCATCTATATTAGTTCTCATCTTTGCTATCCTAAAACAGATGCTGCCAAGACGCCAAACCCGCAACAATGCCAACAACAATGACAACAACGCTGAAAATAATGCAGGGGGAAATGAGAATGCTGCATTAGTGCAACAGTTGCTGGCAGCCCAGACTCAGTTCTTGCACGGCCAATGATTCAAGTCCCATATCCTTTTACGGCCATTAGTTTAATGAGAGCAATATACATGGAAGGACAGAATCCCAGACTTACCTTTTTTTGAAGGGAAAGCAATGGAGACTGGAGGATGTCGAACAGACAACCATACATTTATAATAAGCAGTGCACTATTACTCCCTCGGTTCATTTAACTTGGGTCTACAAATATTTCAAAGTTTCTGCAGAGCATTTGTTGCATTTATAGTATTTGGGACAGAATTGAGTAGTCATTTAGTTATCCAAAGATCATCAGCTTAACTTCTACCCTATATTTCTAGAACAAAATATATCCTGCTCAACCCACAAGACAATTATAATTCACCTCAACGCAACCGAGCAGAGGAAAAACTTGCACCGTCCAGTGATATATTTATAGCAGCCTGAGGCACTGTACCCTATATTTCTAGAACAAAATACAGACTAGGTAGGTATAGCAGCCCGATGCACTGTACTCAGGACTCATAGCAGTAAGGTCAAGAAGAGAGTACGTACCAGCAGAAAGAACAACTAGACCAGAACTAAGTGCAAATGGTATCTCCACTGAAGCTCCGAGCAAATTAGAGACCAATTTCACTCAAAAAAATGAGATTTACATATTAAACCCCctacatttattatggattggagggagtagttcgtATTTGGCACGTGAAGCAGAGGTTGCAAGGCATTGACTCATGGAGAAGATAGATGAGCTACCAGGGAGAACCAAAAATTTCACCTCTTTCTGTTACAAGGCCAAATCAATTTCTCCATTAAGTTACCAGAATAATATACGAGGGCTTACATGGGCCTTGGACCAGACTAGATAGGAAAACTAAAGCATAAAAACACATAAAGGGAAAGACTAATACTCttaacaccccccccccccccccacacacacacaaactcAAGGTGGATCTGAAACATTGAGTTTGAGAATATGAAGTTTGTGTTGTTCTCAAGTTTGAGCTTTGGTGAAGAAATCTGCCACTTGAAGCTCCGATGGAACATATTGGAGATGAATTGTTGATTGTTGACAGTGAGAGCGTGTGAATGATGCATCCACACCGATATGTTTGGTTAGCTCATGTTTGACGGGATCATTAGCAATCTGAATCGCTGCAGTGCTGTCACAAAGAAGTGATGTTGGTGCATCACATGATACACCAAGATCAGCCAATAACTAACGAACCAAACGATCTCTGATGTAGTAGTAGCAAGTGCTCGAACCTCAGCTTCAGCACTAGAACGAGACACGGAAGTTTGTTTCTTGGACTTCCATGCAATAAGAGATGTCCAAGAAAGAGACAGTAACCAGTGACTGACCGACGATCAACAGGATCACTTGCCCAAGTAGAGTCAGAGTAAGCACAAAGTTGAAGTTCATTAGTGCGAGCATAGAACAACCTTCGAGATGTTGTCCCCCTCAAGTACCGAAGAACACGAAGCAAATGACTATAGTGAACTGAGGCAGGAGCACTGACAAAATGACTGAGAATGTGAACTGTATGTGAAATGTCAGGTCGAGTCACAGTGAGGTACACAAGACTGCCCACAAGATGATGATAACGGGAAGGATCTTCAAGAGGAATGCCATCAGTGTGGCGTAAATGCAAATGGAGCTCCATGGGTGTAGCAGCAATGCGTGTGTCACTAATGCCTGAGCGAGAAATCAAATCATGAGTGTACCTTTGCTAAGAGAGATAGTAACCATCATCAGTTTGCTTGACCTCAATTCTCAAAAAGTAACTGAGAGACCCCAAATCTGACATCTTGAATTGCTCAGTTAATTTCTTCTTGACAAAAGCAATATACTTCATATCATCTCCGGTAATCAACATGTCATCCACATAGAGTAAAAGAAGCGTACGACCACGCTCAGATGTATGAATGAACAGTGCAGGGTCATGCTCACTAGGAGAAAAGCCAGCAGCTTGAATCACAGAACTGAACCGCTGAAACCAAGCACGAGGggcttgcttcagcccataaaGAGCTTTTCGAAGGCGACATACATGTCCCAATGGAACCTCAACACCAGGAGGTGGTTGCATATAAACTTATTCATGTAGATTACCATGAAGGAAAGCATTCTTCACATCCATTTGGGAAATTTTCCATGAACGAGCTGCAGCAATAGCGATTAGTGTGCGAACAGATGTCATGTGAGCAACAGGAGCAGAAACCCTCTTGCAACAAGCCGGGCTTTATGACATTCCACAGAGCCATCTGACTTAGTTTTTACCTTGTACACCCATTTGCAAGTAATAGGGGCTGATCGAGGAGCTAGTGGAACCAAATCCCAAGTACTAGTACATTCTAGGGCTGCAAGCTCCTCAGACATAGTTTGTTGCCACTCAGGCATCACAACTGCCTCTTGATAAGTTGTAGGCTCATAAGCAGCCCCTGCAAAGAAATCATTTTTATATCTGTTTGGAAGCTCTAGAGAGGAACGATCACGAAGAGCATACCTTATTGTCTGAGAGGAGTCGTCAGTGCAAGGATCAATAGTACTGGCTGGAGGAACATAAGATGAAGGAATAGACGGTTGAGTATTAGGTGAGACTCTAGGACGATGAGTGTAATGGAAAGGAAAGCTATCTAGAAGAGGtggagctgctggaggagaagGTGGAGCTTGTGGAGAAGGTGGAGctggtggaggagaagatggagATGGTGGAGGAGAGGGTGAGTCATGTGGTGATGAAGGTGTATCTGGTGGTGGTTGATCAGAAATGGACTCATCTGAAGAGAAGATAGGTGGAAGTGAAAGAAAAGAGGTGGACTCTAAGGAGGTGGAAGATGATGGCCGAGTGGAAGAGGAATAGAAGAAGGGTTGATCCTCAACGAAAGTGACATCTCGAGAAAATTGAATGCGGCGAGCAGAAGGATCGTAGCAACGATAACCCTTGTGCTCAAGACTGTATCCAAGAAAAACACACTGAACGGATTGTGCGGTCAACTTGGTACGCTCACGTGGTGCTAAAAGAACATAACAAGTAAAACCAAAAACACGGAGATGGTCATATGTTGGAGGAGAACCAAACAGAACCTCACCAGGACACTTGCCCTGAAGACGGGAGGAAGGCTGCATATTGATGAGATACACAGCCGTAGAGATAGCTTCACCGCAAAATTGAGTAGGAACGAAGGAAGAAATCAGAAGAGTACGAGCTGTCTCGGTAATATGACGATGCTTATGCTCAGCAACACCATTCTGAGCATGAGCACCTGGACATGAAAGCTGAGGAAGAGTACCCTCAGAGGATAGAAACTCACGAAAAGCAGCAGATAGGTACTCACCCCCAGAGTCAGAATGGAACACACGGATAGCACAAGAGAATTGTGTATGGACCATACGTGCAAATGCCTGATATTTGGACATCAGTTGAGAACGATGCTTCATGAAATAGACCCAAGTATACCGagaataatcatcaacaaagaTGCCATAATGTTTGTGGCCACCCTTTGAAACAAAAGGAGAATGACCCCATAATACATCAGAATGTACTAAATCGAAAGGGCGACTGGAAGATGTGGTGCTGAAGGATATGGAAGTTGTATTTGTTTTCCTAGCTTACAACCCTTACAATGGAAGTTAGTATCAACGGGAACACGACCCAAAACACCTTGCCGAACAAGAGTAGATGAACGAGAACCACATAAATGACCTAAACGATGATGCCACtgggcaaaagaaaaatgagaaatGGATCTCGACATAGATGTAGCAGAGAGAGACACAGACGAAGCAAAAGATGGAGGAAGGTGTAAGGTGTCAAGGACATAGAGGAATGTGGATTCTCTACGACGATGGCCAGTTCCAATGATCCTTTTGCTCTAACGATCCTGCACATAGCAAGAGACATCATTAAATCCAATAAAATAATTCTTATCAGCCAATTGACCAACGGACATGAGATTCATTGAGAGCTTAGGAGCCAAGGACACATCTGAAACTGCAAACTGAGATGTGGACAGAGTACCCTTATGAGTGACTTTGCATGGAGTACCATCAGCTGTATGAACACACATACCATCCGTAATGGGTCGACATGATGTAAGGCAAGAGATATCAAATGTGACATGGAAAGAAGCCCCAGAGTCCAACACCCAGGAGCGCCAACACTTAACACTGAACATGATGAAACATGACTACCAACTGATCCATCATACAATGCTTGTAACTGATGCAGTTGGGTCTGAAGATTGAGAAGCTGGTTCTGAAATTGAGTCAACTGAGTTGCCAAATTTTGCAAATGGGTGGGAACCGAAATGGAATCAACATCATCAACTCCATGACACAAGGAAGGACAAGGACCAAGCAGACCATCAGAATTCATGATGTGCAGCTAAACAGCAAGGAAAGATACTGTACCAACACAAGGGCAGGATTGCCAACTTCTGTTCCAAGCTAATCAGCCCACAAGGAAATACCTCAGCTTCTCTGCTCGTAACCTGCACACATATGCAGCAGCAAATTCACTCGAACTTTGCAGCAATCCAAGGCACACAACAGCACGTAATCCACCTTAGACTTGTGAACAGACCAAACTGCAGGAACAAACTGAATACCCGATGTGTCTGCACACAACACGTACAGAAGAGAGCAAGCAGGCCGGCAGCTCTGCAGCAGCAGAGGAAAATGAATCcaatgaagaaagagagggCAAGTAAACCAGCAGCAGAGGAAAGGGGATCTAGTAGAGAgatgaagcagcagcagcaggggaggCGGACAGTTAAGAgagtagcagcagcatcatTAGCGGAGGTGGAgacagagcagagcagcagcaggggatGTGACGGGagcagcggccggcggccagggaGGGAAGCTAAGGTGGAGATGGCcaaagctctgataccatgttaCAAGGCCAAATCAATTTCTCCATTAAGTTACTAGAATAATATACAAGGGCTTACATGGTCCTTGGGCCAGACTAGACAATAGGAAAACTAAAGCATAAAAACACATAAAGGGAAAGACTAATACTCTTAACACTTTCATCGTAGCAAAGTGTCATGTCAGAATTCGAGACGATGATGCCTAGCACTATCCACTATGGTTTGCGCAAGAGAAACATCAGCTTGTGCAGCTGCGTGGAGTGCGTCCCAGATCTCTGATGGAAACATATGGCAGCTTTTAGTGCAGATTAAAACATCTAGCGTTTCTTCAACTGCTTGGTTATAATCACTGTTCAGACTGCGTCATAATCAGACAACAAACATGTATGTATTCAATATcttctactctctccgtttggGTTTATAGGGCTACTACTGAAGTTTGTGTCACACTTTGACcacaattattcaaattatatttggtatatgtatataaaaatcattagaaagagtttttcaatacgaaatccaacaatatatcttttgtgcCGCGATAATCTTGTACCACCAATGCAATTATTAgtcaaagtttggcataaaATTCCACGtgggccttataaacccaaacggagagagtaattgATAACCAacttttaacaaatttgagtgtTATTGCAAAGACAAACCTACAGCAATGTCCACATCATGTGGAGATTATATCAATAAAATCAACGAGACATGCCTACTTATGTTTTCCCTACTCAAGGACTATGTGTGGACATGACAAATTTAACAACTCAAGTGGACTAAACTACCAAACAGAAAGTCAACACCATAAGTGGCCatgttttcttcaaaagttccAAATACAATTGCAGGCAAATCAAGCAAGTTCAAGTCCAATTTTGGTTTGTGCTTCTAAGGAGGAAAAAAGGTATAAATGGGTTGCAGATAAACTTTCACATCACAAAATGGGAGTTGTACAATACCTTTCTGTCCACCATAGTGAGGAGTAGTGTCCAAGAATTCATTGCGCATTTGTTTGAGTTGTGTTGGTTTTATTACTTGAGTGTGATTCCAAGGCTTTAGCTAGCTTTTTCACCTTCATAGATCAAGAGAATGAGTTAATCATTGAATAAATGAATATATCCAAATGCAGTAACAAGAGTATTTAAGGTAGTTATCTTACAATTCAATCAGACTGCACCCCAGAGAAGCATGCAAAATGATGAATACTACCAAGAACTGCTAATACTTGTTTTGAACACACCTACTAGTCTGAAAGCTTGCTTTATTAATGAGTTAACGCTCTTCATAGTTGAACATGCAATACAGAATCTAAAGCAGTATAAAATAATTCCTCCggtccataaaaagtgtctcagttagtacaactttgtactaagctAGTATAAAATATGggacacttgttatggatcggagagagtactagtTATGTTTGCCAGGATCAGAAAAAATAAGTAGATCATGACATTTCACTTCGTGCGGGTGGGGAGTGGCAACTTCGTGTTTTCAAAAATTTGCGGTGGTAACTGTGGTAGCTTTATTTGTacgtattttcttttctttctttattacTTTTTTATGCGCCGGGAATTAAGAGTTGTTTGATTCGAGCCAACCATGTCTATTAAATTTGGCTAGCTAAtattttggtcaaagttttagTTGCCCATGTTTTGACCAATGTTTGTGAAAAAATGAACTAGCTGGCTAAGAAGCATATCAGTTGGACATACCAAAGTATTGGCTATCATCCAAGCAAAAGCCAAATGTTTGGTCatagcacaaaaaaaatggtatTGCTAGTTTGTCCACCATCCAAACATATTCTAAACGCCGAGGTGTTTGATAGTgactttcatttttttttcttgctagAATATCATTTCTTGTCCTAACATACCGTCTTTTCACGCAAACCAACACAAATATATTAAATTTTCTCCCTCACGGATCTTTTAAATAACAACTATCTATTATATAATTAGAACAAAAAGGTGGGAAGCCACTACGTTCGTTCACGTAGACTAAATGATCTTTAAATTAGAAGAGCCTAAAACTAAAGATAGAAAAACAAGATATCCATTatataattaaaacaaaaggacATGAAGTCACCAAATTCGTCCACAAAGGCAAAATGATCTTCATCGTCAATCATTGTGGCTCTATATTATAACGGATAtagaaaaagataaaaaaaactcataaaCAAATTACTCAGCTAGaagtacatatacatatatatatataaccaTGAGTCCGTGATTGCCACCTTAAAAATATGATCCAATAGAAAGTTTAAAAGAAATGTAATCAAATACCACTTTTATGAGATGGTGAAGAATTAAGGATCCAAATAAAAACACGTcatgtgattcttttttgcaaaacgACAGGCTTAAAGATTCAATAGTCAGCCTCTTCGCACAAGGCCACCATGATGTGAAGAAAGGGTTGATCCAATGACAAGCACTTTTTTTCAGCCAGCGACGAATCAAGCATTGGCACAATAGAAATCATGTTTATTAAAATAAGAGGGGAAAGTCATCATATTCTTATGTATAAGCTAAATTTTGTCGATCATTAATCCTGGTGGGCtaattgctaaaaaaaaaccataaaATCTATAGTCATGTGTAGACGTGCAAATGCACTGAGTCATCCGGCAAGTTTTACACATAACACAAGTGAAATACATTGGAGATATTGTGTTTTAACGTTAGTAATACACcactcactccgatcctaaattcttgttgtggaTTTAGTTAGTTcaaattgcaacaaaaaatttTAAATCAacgtcaagaatttagaatcagaacGAGTAGCAAGAGACGTTGGACCAGGGAGGCTTATATAACAGATATAGAGATATTGGTTTTGGCCTGACTAAAAGATGGTGGGATTCATGTTGCAAGCCGATGTGTTCGACTTTAATGATATTgcgcatattttatttttttagatgttCTGAATGGAAATTTGGCTGTACTTGTCACGGGATACAGAGCCGGGCAGAGCCGTCTTCCTTTTccgcgaaaaaaaaaatccgtgtGACAAACCGCTTCTCACAGAGCAGGTGCGGTTAATTAATTGCGACGAGGCCGATCGCCGCCTTGAAACCAAAGGAACAAGCACGTACGTAAAGCAGTACAATTACACGTTGAACTGAGCTTTCGGTCGGTCTCGAAAGCTGACGAAAATGATCTTTCTGATCGCGACACAGTGATGCAACAACAATATCCTGGGGACTGGAGAGTGGAGACGTCACTACACACGTTTTATTTGGCCTGGCCACTCGGTCGATCAGTCCTGCTTTCCGGAGCCCAGATAGGGGCAGCTGGCTGGGGATTGCCCGTCAGCACCTGATCCCGACACGGCAGCCGCTTCGCCGAGCCTCGCGGCGAGCGCCGCTACCTCGGCTTCTTCCTTGGGACCCTTGAGAAGCCCCGCGAGAAGCTCCCCTGGGTCGTAGTACACCTCCACGTCCTCCGCCCGCAGTTGCTCGTCCACCTGTGCACGTTCATACAAAGTCCAAACAGTTTCAGTTGGTGATATCTGACACGCCAATAAATGACCATTTATGCCTGATCTTACGGCGCACCTTGAGGACGGCGACGCCGGAGAACTCGACCTTGTCGCCGGTGGGGGCGTGGCCCTTGAAGGGCCCTTCCATGTGGCCCCAGTGGCGGAACTTGAACGCGATCACCGGCGGGCCGGAGTAGACCTTGACCACCTCCCACGCGAACCCGCGAGGGAAGGCGGAGCGGAAGAGTTCGTGGGAGGACTCGAAGGTCTCGGCCGCGGCGTCgtaggcgccggcgccgggcagGATCGGGCCGGACAAAAGCGCGTTGTAGCTGCCCATGGCCAGCGTCTCCTCCCCCGTCAAGGCCCGGCCGCCGTTCACGGACAGCCGGAACCGGCCCGgcgcggggctcaccgacttGAAATCCCCCAGCCGGGCCTTGTGCGACAGCTCCATCTCCCACGTCTTGATCGCGTTCTGCACCGTCTCCTCCAGCGACCCCTTCGCCCACTCCTGCAAAATTAACAAATCCGTGTGACGGGCGCATCCATGCAGCAGGTTGTGGATTTAGAATTTAAAAGGACTCGCGATTAATTGCCACGagcccaggagaaagaggCGTTCCTTGCAGTACATGAGTTCTTTCAAGGTAGAATATGGAATGATCGAAGGAATACCTGTGTCCTTTCAGCCTCGAAGAGGCTGTTCACCGCGTCGTACGTGGGCGGCGCGCCGTGCCGCCACAAGGTGTTCTTCTCGCCCTCGCCGGCCAGGTGAGATCTGTACCTGTCGCCGCCGGAGGAATCTCCTGCTGCTGGTGCCTCCATCGCACACGCGCGCTAGCTGAGACACTGAACGATACAGAGATGGCAGTGTTGGGCGTTGGGCGCTGAGGGTCTGCGCTGATCAATGTAGTGGAACGGGTGAGCCGGTGTGGGGGGTTTAAAGGTGTCCTCGGCAAGTATGGAGGAGACTATCTGTCAGCTGATTGATTTCCGCAACATAAAAGAGGCTTATATTATCTATCAGATCGGATCTCATGCAGGTATGTCAGTCGTTATTTCGTTACCTATTGCCGATTTTTTTAGGTATGGAGTAGTGCTACTCTTTCTTCTCTGAATGTAAGAGAAGTCATCTCTTTGTTAGGAATCAAACCTTTAAACTTTGGTCAAATTAATAATAAAAATTACCAATATGCACGACACTAAGGTCGTTTTATTAAATtaatcatgatatatattttcatgtaTATTTATTTGTCCACTTGATATTTTAGACTTTTCTATAAATTTCGTCAACTTTAGGAGTTTAACATAGAACACAGTTATGAACTTCTTACATTTAAGAAATAGTAATTTTCGGCCTCCTTTCGaatattttcctttcttttggaGTTGAAAGAGCTCCAGCTTTGGGAATTAGGCAATTGCTTAGAAGGTTGGTAGAAATATGTAAAGATGTACCTTTACGAAGGTCCTGCATGCATGAGTTCTTGCTAGCAATAGCAGCAAGTGCGTGTTTGAAATATGTAATTGGGTGACCTTTGTGTTTGTTCCGTTATTTTCCGGTAATGGAAATTTGACTATCAATCAGAtcgtttgaaaaaaaaaagctgccttaACTAACGAATACACCCAATAAGCAGTAAACCGAGGGTTTTTCTCTCATCAATAAGCACCGTTTCTTGAAAGACAAGATCATTCAAAAAGGGGCGCAACACGGCAAAACCCCAGTGTTTGCAAAGTGCGCTGGTGTTGTTGACAGCCACAATCACAGCCACGGCCTTTGGCCATCCTCAAAAGTGATGTCTAGGTTACCAAAGGGGATGGTCATGCGTGTACCAAATGAAACGCATTGATCTGCATAATTTTCTATGCCATATTTCCATGTCGGTCTTtcagggcctctttgattatTCACAATGATTTTCAAAACGcaggaataagaaaaatacaagGTCAAGTGGCATTGTCTCTTGAAAACTACAGAAAGAAATCAGATGATGTTTGATTGTGTACAGGAAAAACATAGGATTCTTACAAATATGTTGGAGTGGATGTaatttttccttaaaaaaccTACTACAAATGAATCctaagaaataaataaattatgttCTGCTATCCTTTTGCATCAAACGACCCACGtaggaaaaaaattcttaaGAATTAGGATCCTCCAAAAATCGTTTTGAACTTCGTTGAATCAAAGGGGCCCTCAAGCCGTCTCGTTTCACCGCCGCTTGCTAACACGGACAAGCGACGATCACGGGAGGGGAGTGAGGATAGCAAAGTGACGGCGGGGATAGGATTTAAAACGGGAGGGGAGTGAGGATAGCAA
The Brachypodium distachyon strain Bd21 chromosome 2, Brachypodium_distachyon_v3.0, whole genome shotgun sequence genome window above contains:
- the LOC100838695 gene encoding pathogen-related protein; its protein translation is MEAPAAGDSSGGDRYRSHLAGEGEKNTLWRHGAPPTYDAVNSLFEAERTQEWAKGSLEETVQNAIKTWEMELSHKARLGDFKSVSPAPGRFRLSVNGGRALTGEETLAMGSYNALLSGPILPGAGAYDAAAETFESSHELFRSAFPRGFAWEVVKVYSGPPVIAFKFRHWGHMEGPFKGHAPTGDKVEFSGVAVLKVDEQLRAEDVEVYYDPGELLAGLLKGPKEEAEVAALAARLGEAAAVSGSGADGQSPASCPYLGSGKQD